The Ochotona princeps isolate mOchPri1 chromosome 1, mOchPri1.hap1, whole genome shotgun sequence genome has a segment encoding these proteins:
- the LOC101534504 gene encoding chorion-specific transcription factor GCMb gives MPADSGQDADRACSHGMQLTWDINDPHMPQEPVYFDHFREWPDGYVRFIYRSDEKKAQRHQSGWAMRNTNNHNGHILKKSCLGVVVCTRACMLPDGSQLQLRPAICDKARLKQQKKPCPNCHSPLELIPCRGHSGYPVTNFWRLDGHAIFFQAKGVHDHPRPESKSETEARRSAIKRHMAAFYPPQKKRIREPEAQVNQDSSGNFNKLSPLENSELLDTTAEISFAVPTQSWPTFSNCEAYKATCDLATFQGDIMPSFRKYPTTRLYLPRPPCHYELAGPGCTYPSPYPSLYAESTSVSSNTDWVHLNTLPYDISSYSSHERSFDFTSQQHGWRPAPGRPGSQERIDHGEFQAVATRPCYNPELPCRHLPSSPVSAPALQTVITTTTKVSYQAFQPRVWPYSDNVLEQGSLSSCNYVSENALQPVYPEPLDPEASTTQAASPAGIFGLKLAEDCQAMSPTLDFPPEEAHSSTDRADAWDVCLSGLDSAISYPDRVVPFLSYDREDF, from the exons ATGCCGGCCGACTCGGGGCAGGATGCGGACCGTGCGTGTTCCCACGGGATGCAGCTCACCTGGGACATCAATGATCCGCATATGCCTCAG GAGCCAGTCTACTTCGACCACTTCCGGGAATGGCCCGACGGCTACGTGCGCTTCATCTACCGCAGTGATGAAAAGAAGGCGCAACGCCACCAGAGCGGCTGGGCCATGCGCAACACCAACAACCACAATGGCCATATCCTCAAGAAGTCGTGCCTGGGCGTGGTCGTGTGCACACGGGCCTGCATGCTGCCCGACGGCTCCCAACTGCAGCTGCGACCCGCCATCTGTGACAAGGCGCGGCTAAAACAGCAGA AGAAGCCATGCCCCAACTGTCACTCCCCTTTGGAGCTGATTCCTTGTCGCGGGCACAGCGGATACCCTGTGACCAATTTCTGGCGACTTGATGGCCACGCCATATTTTTTCAG GCCAAGGGGGTCCATGATCACCCAAGACCAGAGAGTAAGTCAGAGACGGAAGCTAGAAGAAGTGCCATCAAGAGACACATGGCTGCTTTCTACCCACCCCAGAAAAAGAGAATTCGAGAACCGGAG gcaCAAGTGAATCAAGACAGCAGTGGAAATTTCAACAAATTATCACCCCTGGAAAATTCTGAATTGCTTGATACCACTGCTGAGATCAGCTTTGCTGTTCCAACCCAGTCTTGGCCCACCTTCTCGAACTGTGAGGCTTACAAAGCCACCTGTGACCTGGCCACCTTCCAAGGAGATATAATGCCGTCCTTTCGCAAGTACCCAACCACAAGACTCTATCTGCCCAGGCCACCTTGCCACTATGAGTTGGCAGGCCCTGGGTGCACATACCCGAGCCCGTATCCTAGTCTATATGCAGAGTCCACCTCTGTGTCTAGTAACACAGACTGGGTTCATCTGAACACGCTTCCCTATGATATCAGTTCCTACAGCAGCCATGAGAGAAGCTTTGATTTCACAAGTCAGCAACATGGCTGGAGACCAGCTCCTGGTAGACCTGGTTCTCAGGAGAGGATTGACCATGGAGAGTTCCAGGCTGTGGCCACCAGACCCTGTTATAACCCAGAGCTTCCTTGCAGGCACCTCCCATCCTCCCCAGTGAGTGCTCCAGCCCTGCAAACAgtgatcaccaccaccaccaaagtgTCCTACCAGGCCTTCCAGCCCCGGGTTTGGCCCTACAGTGACAATGTGCTGGAGCAGGGGAGCCTTTCCAGCTGCAACTATGTTTCTGAAAATGCCCTCCAGCCAGTCTATCCTGAACCCTTGGATCCTGAAGCCAGTACCACCCAGGCAGCCTCACCTGCAGGGATCTTTGGCTTGAAGCTTGCTGAAGATTGCCAGGCCATGAGCCCCACACTGGACTTCCCTCCAGAGGAGGCTCATTCTAGCACAGACAGAGCAGATGCTTGGGATGTGTGTCTGTCTGGGCTGGACTCAGCAATAAGTTACCCAGATAGAGTGGTCCCATTCTTGAGCTATGACAGAGAGGACTTTTGA